In one window of Pseudomonadota bacterium DNA:
- a CDS encoding UbiD family decarboxylase, translated as MRENSRVLEIKDPVSKEDIPELIEKLSDSRKILLFENIEGYSCRLVANCVPSLDIFKVFFDGASNPGEAFLEGVKRSHEKVPVKPGHLNTVDVRNKDLLDFLPILKYYQGDSAPFITTSIISSIDPDSGFIGRGVHRMEYRGKNLLGATLLNPPLGDIYRKYKERHIKMPVTISIGVDPLFFIAMALKAPWGADKMGIAGGLRGKGIEVISSFDSLIDVPAESEIYLEGYVSPDKGMQDGPLGEISGYYLTLKETPTVVVQRLTYKDSPIYHALLPTSPEADMYLIFVSSAHIEENAKKLFPFISRITFIQKTFGSSVVVNVGSTEKYKIRSLITFLLSFPMVKKAVIVDDDINPEDLRDVEWALITRCSPSEDFIIVEGLQGQPIDPQAEKGDGVTKIGINATVQGKSIKERAHVAKGDSERVKRIVNLAGGNK; from the coding sequence ATGCGCGAAAACAGCCGGGTCCTTGAAATAAAGGACCCGGTTTCTAAAGAGGACATACCTGAGCTTATAGAGAAACTCTCGGACAGCAGAAAAATACTTCTTTTTGAAAATATCGAGGGCTACAGTTGCAGGCTTGTTGCAAACTGTGTTCCTTCTTTGGATATATTTAAAGTTTTCTTTGATGGCGCATCAAACCCCGGTGAGGCCTTTCTTGAAGGGGTAAAGAGAAGCCATGAGAAGGTGCCTGTAAAACCAGGGCATTTGAATACTGTAGATGTCCGGAATAAGGATCTTCTTGATTTCCTGCCTATCCTGAAATATTATCAGGGTGATTCTGCACCGTTTATCACAACGAGCATTATATCCTCAATTGATCCTGATTCCGGTTTTATCGGACGTGGAGTACATCGTATGGAGTATCGCGGGAAAAACCTGCTTGGAGCTACCTTACTCAACCCGCCTCTTGGAGATATATACCGAAAGTATAAGGAAAGGCATATAAAAATGCCTGTTACGATATCAATTGGCGTTGACCCGCTCTTCTTCATTGCCATGGCATTAAAAGCGCCCTGGGGCGCTGATAAAATGGGGATTGCCGGAGGGTTGCGAGGTAAGGGAATTGAAGTAATCTCATCTTTTGATTCATTGATTGATGTGCCTGCAGAGAGTGAAATTTATCTGGAGGGTTATGTGAGTCCGGATAAAGGTATGCAGGATGGTCCCCTCGGAGAAATAAGCGGCTATTACCTTACGCTCAAAGAAACACCTACCGTAGTGGTACAGAGGTTAACATATAAGGATTCTCCTATATACCATGCGCTCCTGCCAACTAGCCCTGAAGCCGATATGTATCTTATCTTTGTGAGTAGCGCACACATTGAAGAGAACGCAAAAAAACTTTTCCCCTTTATATCGAGGATTACCTTTATCCAGAAGACATTCGGGTCGTCCGTTGTGGTAAATGTGGGAAGTACTGAAAAATATAAGATACGCAGCTTGATCACGTTTTTACTTTCCTTTCCTATGGTTAAAAAGGCAGTAATTGTAGATGATGACATAAACCCCGAAGATTTAAGAGATGTAGAATGGGCATTGATTACGAGATGTTCACCAAGTGAGGATTTCATTATTGTGGAAGGCCTTCAGGGGCAGCCCATCGATCCTCAGGCTGAAAAAGGGGATGGAGTTACAAAAATAGGGATCAACGCCACGGTTCAGGGAAAATCAATAAAAGAACGGGCACATGTAGCAAAGGGGGACAGCGAAAGGGTAAAAAGGATCGTAAATCTCGCCGGGGGTAATAAATGA
- a CDS encoding 2-hydroxyacyl-CoA dehydratase family protein, with protein sequence MNLTSKQMSKKITDEYMDDAFHAHEKGKLIGYSTAISPVELFVAHDIIPIYPENHAVANLTAKKGAELCSVVESMGYTNHLCAYARSDLAYRKTGITVTKGIPEPDLFLACNAQCFTLTKWFQVLARKGNLPVFVFDTPEHVMDSNTRKEIVKYCVLQLKELISFLEEVTKRKFDYDRLKEVMKYSAESSILYKKFLDMAQYKPSPISIFDALIGMAIAVYRRGTQECVDYYQTLCDEIQAKVDQGIGVLPKEKEKYRLYWENLPVWFKFSDHAKLLGSYGGVILTSLYVHAWSFEFDLDKDPLVTLAENYVSRFSNSTIEDRADMATELFKKYSMNGMIMFMNRSCKAVSFAVPTLKEILTKRTGIPALVFESDMGDQRFYSETQIRTRIEAYFETLDRLQP encoded by the coding sequence ATGAACCTAACATCCAAACAGATGTCAAAGAAGATTACCGACGAATATATGGACGATGCATTTCACGCCCATGAAAAAGGTAAACTTATCGGTTATTCAACAGCAATATCACCGGTTGAACTTTTTGTTGCCCACGACATTATCCCTATCTACCCGGAGAATCACGCTGTGGCAAACCTCACGGCAAAAAAAGGCGCCGAGCTTTGTTCCGTAGTTGAGAGTATGGGTTACACAAACCATTTATGTGCCTACGCAAGAAGCGATCTGGCCTACAGAAAAACAGGAATAACAGTCACCAAGGGCATCCCTGAACCTGATCTCTTTCTTGCATGTAATGCCCAGTGCTTTACACTTACAAAATGGTTCCAGGTGCTTGCCAGAAAAGGCAACCTGCCCGTATTTGTCTTTGACACCCCGGAACACGTTATGGATAGCAACACCCGGAAGGAGATCGTAAAATACTGTGTGCTTCAGCTTAAAGAACTAATCAGTTTTCTTGAAGAAGTAACAAAAAGAAAGTTTGATTACGACAGACTCAAAGAGGTGATGAAATATTCTGCCGAGTCAAGCATACTCTATAAAAAATTCCTTGATATGGCTCAATATAAGCCATCCCCCATCAGCATCTTTGATGCCCTCATAGGCATGGCAATTGCTGTGTACCGGAGAGGCACCCAGGAATGTGTTGATTACTATCAGACCCTTTGTGATGAGATTCAGGCAAAGGTTGATCAGGGGATTGGCGTACTTCCGAAAGAAAAAGAAAAGTACCGCCTATACTGGGAAAACCTCCCTGTATGGTTTAAATTCAGCGATCATGCAAAGCTTCTTGGATCATACGGCGGTGTCATTCTGACATCTCTTTATGTTCATGCGTGGAGCTTTGAGTTCGATCTTGACAAAGACCCGCTCGTTACCCTCGCTGAGAATTACGTGTCGCGCTTCTCGAATTCCACTATTGAGGATAGAGCAGATATGGCAACAGAACTCTTCAAGAAATATTCGATGAACGGCATGATTATGTTTATGAATAGAAGCTGCAAGGCAGTCTCCTTTGCAGTACCAACACTGAAAGAGATCCTTACCAAAAGAACCGGTATACCTGCACTTGTATTCGAGAGCGACATGGGTGACCAGAGGTTCTATTCGGAAACCCAGATCAGAACGAGGATTGAAGCATATTTCGAGACACTGGATAGGCTACAGCCTTAA
- a CDS encoding UbiX family flavin prenyltransferase: MSKLIVGITGATGVVYGARTLKSLREAGVETHLVITESAVKNLEIETEYNVQSLESLADVVYDVDDIGAAIASGSFKVDGMIIAPCTIKTLSAIANSFNYNLLVRAADVTLKERRKLLLLVRETPLHEGHLELMLKVTRMGGIIMPPVPAFYHMPKTIDDIISQTVGKVLDMFSIDAKLFRRWGSQDEA, encoded by the coding sequence ATGAGTAAGCTTATTGTCGGGATAACAGGGGCAACCGGTGTTGTATACGGGGCAAGGACGTTAAAATCCCTCCGTGAGGCGGGGGTAGAAACGCACCTTGTGATCACAGAGTCTGCAGTGAAAAATCTGGAAATTGAGACGGAATACAATGTACAATCCCTGGAATCCTTAGCAGATGTAGTATACGATGTTGATGATATCGGAGCGGCGATTGCGAGTGGTTCCTTTAAGGTGGATGGCATGATTATTGCCCCCTGTACAATAAAGACGCTATCTGCAATCGCAAATTCCTTCAACTATAATCTCCTTGTTAGAGCGGCAGATGTAACGCTTAAAGAGCGTAGAAAGCTTTTGCTCCTTGTGAGAGAGACGCCTTTACATGAGGGGCACCTTGAGTTGATGCTGAAGGTGACCCGGATGGGCGGTATTATTATGCCCCCTGTTCCTGCCTTCTATCATATGCCAAAAACCATTGATGATATAATAAGCCAGACCGTCGGGAAGGTGCTCGACATGTTTTCTATTGATGCAAAGCTGTTTAGGAGATGGGGGAGCCAGGACGAGGCATAG
- a CDS encoding DUF120 domain-containing protein: MKIKGKVVKGIGESKEFLAIDWVNRQLYEKLKFQPFQGTLNITLNDAQAQGILKERATERLVHQTEGFCDAVLIKGLINDKYECGVVIPLVENYDERLLEVVASIHLKDALHIEDGDEVYLDLYI; the protein is encoded by the coding sequence ATGAAAATAAAAGGCAAAGTAGTCAAAGGTATAGGCGAATCTAAGGAATTTCTTGCTATCGACTGGGTAAACCGGCAGCTATATGAAAAGCTCAAATTCCAACCCTTTCAGGGCACGTTGAATATAACGCTTAATGATGCGCAGGCGCAGGGTATTCTAAAAGAGAGGGCTACGGAAAGGCTTGTTCATCAGACAGAAGGTTTTTGTGATGCCGTCCTGATAAAGGGCCTAATAAATGACAAATATGAATGTGGAGTTGTCATTCCCCTTGTTGAAAACTATGATGAAAGGCTCCTCGAAGTTGTTGCGTCAATACATCTGAAAGATGCGCTTCATATAGAAGACGGCGATGAAGTATATCTGGATTTGTATATTTAG
- a CDS encoding phenylphosphate carboxylase subunit gamma, with translation MATWDTYINIDFKDMPAEQERVAIIRDLTPGKYKYRGTFAKVKISKDAAKYKEELWIRLGRGQLVPTPCSMEIIEFTSPIPKGL, from the coding sequence ATGGCAACATGGGATACATATATAAATATAGATTTCAAAGACATGCCGGCAGAACAGGAGCGCGTTGCAATCATCAGAGACCTGACGCCTGGAAAGTATAAATACCGTGGAACATTTGCAAAGGTGAAAATATCCAAAGACGCAGCAAAGTATAAGGAAGAGCTCTGGATAAGACTCGGCAGAGGACAGCTTGTCCCGACGCCCTGCTCGATGGAGATAATTGAATTTACATCTCCAATACCCAAGGGTCTGTAG
- a CDS encoding 2-hydroxyacyl-CoA dehydratase family protein: MWDNLTINEVVEYAKDPYPSIRKWIKDKGKKVVGSTFADVPEEVIHAFGFLPVTIMGTNKPLKKAPSHLPDNACSLARSNLELVLSYEGDLFDGFVLPQVCDTTQHLSDIWRINFPDKYVESYLAPRQADRPSARYWVKEEIERIISSLSGWSGKKIVEEDLWEAIKIHNENKTLLKEIYEIKKKNPAALTNKELFALMKLSQQVDKAELNQSLKKIKNSLQSGKNNGYTDVILVGITCDPPEIYDLFDEVRLNIVGDTLLVGTRYIQGIVPTNGNPIDALTERHFRRGFFSPIHDNVYKNFEEVKALYKETQARAVIYVHIEFCESQEYDLPDLKRMIKNEGILMHTLDTEYQTLSLSHVRTRLQAFFESLKGGSL, from the coding sequence ATGTGGGACAATTTGACCATTAATGAGGTTGTGGAATATGCAAAAGATCCTTACCCATCCATACGAAAATGGATAAAAGATAAGGGGAAAAAGGTAGTTGGCAGTACCTTTGCTGATGTCCCCGAAGAGGTGATACATGCATTCGGCTTTTTACCTGTTACAATTATGGGTACAAACAAACCGCTGAAAAAAGCTCCAAGCCACCTACCGGACAACGCATGTTCCCTGGCAAGAAGCAACCTTGAGCTTGTATTGAGTTATGAGGGTGACCTTTTTGATGGTTTTGTTCTACCGCAGGTCTGTGATACCACCCAACACCTATCCGATATCTGGAGGATAAACTTTCCGGACAAATATGTGGAAAGTTATCTTGCGCCACGTCAGGCTGATAGACCAAGTGCGCGGTACTGGGTAAAGGAGGAGATCGAAAGGATCATATCATCACTATCCGGTTGGTCAGGAAAAAAGATTGTAGAAGAAGACTTGTGGGAAGCTATTAAAATACATAATGAAAATAAGACCCTTCTAAAAGAGATATACGAGATTAAAAAGAAAAATCCGGCAGCCTTAACCAATAAAGAACTCTTCGCCTTAATGAAACTATCACAGCAGGTTGACAAGGCAGAGTTGAACCAGAGCTTAAAGAAGATAAAAAATAGTTTGCAGTCCGGTAAGAACAATGGGTATACCGATGTAATCCTTGTAGGCATTACCTGTGATCCTCCTGAGATATACGACCTCTTTGACGAGGTTAGACTCAACATCGTCGGGGATACTCTTCTTGTAGGGACACGTTATATCCAGGGCATTGTCCCGACTAACGGAAATCCTATCGATGCCCTCACGGAAAGGCACTTCAGAAGAGGGTTCTTCTCGCCGATACACGATAATGTTTACAAGAATTTCGAAGAAGTGAAAGCGCTCTATAAAGAGACGCAGGCAAGGGCTGTTATATATGTGCATATTGAGTTTTGTGAATCTCAGGAATACGACCTGCCTGACCTCAAGAGAATGATAAAGAATGAAGGCATATTGATGCACACGTTAGATACGGAATACCAGACATTGTCTCTTTCCCATGTAAGGACAAGACTTCAGGCATTCTTTGAGTCCTTAAAAGGAGGATCATTATGA